One Ornithinicoccus hortensis genomic window, CCTCCGAGCGCCAGGTGGCCGCGGTCGCGGACCGCCGGTCCGTGGCGGAGCACGTCTGATGGCCACCCCGCTCGGCGGCGTCCTGACCGCCCTCGCCACGCCCTTCGACTCCTCCGGGGAGATCGACGCCGGCCTGCTGGCCCGGGTCGTCGACCGCTCCGTCTCCGCCGGGGTCGGCGGGGTGGTGGCCGGCGGCTCCACCGGCGAGTTCGCCGCGCTGGACCACGACGAGCGCCTCCGGTTGGTGGAACTGGTGACCGAGCAGACCGCCGGGCGGGTCCCGGTGGTGGCCCAGACCGGCGCCACCTCGACCCGGGAGGCCATCAAACTCTCCCGGGCGGCCGAGCGGGCCGGCGCCGACGTCCTCATGCTGGTGACCCCCTACTACGAGCCGCTGTCCGTGGCCGAGACGGTGGCGTATCTCAAGGACGTGTGTGCCGCGGTCGACCTGCCGGTCATGCTCTACAACATCCCGGCCGCGACCGGCGTGGCGCTCGACCTGGAGACCGTGGCCGCGCTGGCCGAGGAGGTCGACACGATCCGGTACGTCAAGGACTCGAGCGCGAACTGGGAGTTCGGGCTCCAGCTGATCCACCACCTCGGCCCGCGGGTCGGGACCTTCATCGGGTGGGACGCCTACGCCTACAGCGCGTTGGCCGAGGGTGCCACCGGCGTCCTGGCCGGGACGGCCAACGTGGTCCCGGAACACCTGGTCGCCCTGCACCGCGCGGTCCGGGACGGGGACCACGACCGGGCCCGCCGGATCTGGGGCGACCTCTACCCCGCGATCGACGCCATGCTGTCCCAGCCGTTCGTCGCCGCCGTCAAGGACGGGCTGCGGTTGACCGGGCTCGATGTCGGGCTCCCCCGCCCCCCGGTCGCCCCGCTGGACGGCGGGGCCTCGGCGGTCCTGCAGCGGGCGCTGGAGCAGCTCCCGCCCGTCGCACCCACCGCCGCGACCTGACGGCGCGCCGCGGCCCGGGTATCGCCCCGGGCGGCCCGGGACTATCGTGTGGCTGCCGAAGGACGCGATGGAGGGTCGACGTGGAAGTTCAGTGGTGGAGCATCTTGCCATTCGTCACCATGCTCGGGTGCATCGCCGTGCTCCCGCTGATCGAGGCGACCTCCCACTACTGGGAGAAGCAGCGCGTCCAGCTGCTCATCGCGTTGCTGCTCGGGGTCCCGGTGGCCCTGTGGTTCATCATCGGCGGGGACAGCTCGGCCGTGGTGCACGCGCTGATCGAGTACGTCCAGTTCATCTGCCTGCTGCTCGCCCTGTTCGTGGTCTCCGGGGGAATCTTCCTCAAGGGCGACATCCAGGCCAACCCCCGCAACAACACCATCTTCCTGGGCTTCGGCGCGGTGATCGCCTCGTTCATCGGCACCACGGGCGCGGCGATGCTGCTGATCCGGCCGCTGCTGAACACCAACGCCGAGCGGAAGTTCCGCACGCACACGGTGCTGTTCTGCATCTTCATCGTGGCCAACTGTGGTGGCCTGCTCACCCCGCTGGGTGACCCACCGCTGTTCCTGGGGTTCCTCCGCGGGGTGCCGTTCACCTGGACCTTCGGGCTGTGGCCGATGTGGCTGTTCGTCAACGCGGTCCTGCTGGTCACCTACTACGCCCTGGACAAGAAGTTCTACGCCCAGGAGCGCCCGGAGGACGTCGCGCTCGACACCTCCTCGATCACGCCGCTGGGCGTCAAGGGCCGGGTCAACCTGATCTACCTGGCGATCATCGTCGCCGCGGTCGCCTTCGCCCCGTCGATCGACATCCACAACATCGAGGCCGGGCACGCGGCCTTCCTCGACTGGATCCCGGTCCGGGAGATCATCATGCTCACCGTGGCCACGGTCTCGTTCACGACCGGCGACAAGGTCGCGCGGTTCGTGGACAACAACTTCAAGTGGGGCCCGATCCTGGAGGTCGCGGCCCTGTTCATCGGCATCTTCCTGACGATGATCCCGGCCCTGAAGTACCTCGGCCAGATCGCCCCGAACCTGCCGTTGAACGAGGTCACCTTCTTCATCTTCACCGGCGGCCTGTCCTCGATGCTCGACAACGCCCCGACCTACGTCACGTTCTTCGAGATGGCCCGCGAGCTGGGTGGGGAACCGGCCGTGGCCGGCGTCTTCGAGCCCTACCTGGTCGCGATCAGTCTCGGCGCGGTGTTCTGCGGGGCGATCACCTACATCGGCAACGGCCCGAACTTCATGGTCAAGGCGGTCGCCGACAGCGTGGGCGTCAAGATGCCCTCCTTCGGCGGCTACGTCGTGCAGGCCTTCACCTACCTGGTGCCGACCCTGGTCGCCATGGTCTGCATCTTCATCGCGGACTCCACCTGGGCGTTGGTCCTCGGCCTGGTGCTCACCCTGGGCCTGCTCCTCCGGGCCGTCCTGGCGGTCCGGGCTCACGACGACCCGGTCGAGCAAGAGTCCGCGGCGGACTGAGCCGGACGTCGGCGGCCGCCGGGGCCGGGTCCCCCCCCCCGGTGTGGTTCACGCCCGGTGGGTGGTTCAGGAGTTGAGCGGATCGGACTCGGCGTGGAGCGCGGCCATCTCGGCCTCCATCACCATCTCCTCGTCGGCGTCCAGCCGGACGTGGGAGAGCAGGCTGTGCAGCACCCGGACGGCCGCGGCGCACCGCTCGCCCCAGGCCGACAGGTAGCTGAACTGCCACCACCACAGGGCCTCCAGGATCCGCCCGTCGGTGAAGTGGCTCCAGCCGTAGTCCAGGTCGGCGGCGACCGCCGTCAGGTCGTCCGCGAGGGACCCGGGCACCACCTCCCCGGAGAGCACGGGGTCCTCCACGTCGACGTAGTCGTCGACCCCACCGAGCATCTGGCGCAGCCCGGTCCGCACCGCCTCCAGGTCGGTGTCGGGTCCGGGGTCGGGCTCGAAGCGTTCCTGGGGCACCACGTCGACCATCGCCCCCAGCCGGGCGCCGGCCAGCTGCATCTGTGAGGCGGCCAGCAACAGGACGGGCAGGGCGGTGTCGGCGCTCTGGCCGGCGGCGACCTCCCGGATCGTGGCCAGGTAGCGCTGGACCTCGAGCCCGGTGTCGGAGGCCAACTCGGCCACGGCCGTGTCGGTTCCGGTCTCGGCGGCCCCGGATGGGTCGGTCATCACGTCCTGCTCTCCTCGGCGGAGCCCGCGGCGCGGGGACGCCTCAGGCCTCGATCAGCCGTCGACCCTCGAACGCCCTGCCGAGGGTGACCTCGTCGGCATACTCCAAGTCTCCACCCACCGGCAGTCCGCTGGCTAGCCGACTGAGCTGCAGCCCCATCGGTTTGAGCAGCCGCGCCAGGTAGGTGGCCGTCGCCTCCCCCTCGAGGTTCGGGTCGGTCGCGATGATGATCTCGGTGATCGCGCCGTCGGACAGCCGGGTCATCAGCTCCTTGACCCGCAGGTCGTCGGGTCCGATCCCCTCGATCGGGCTGATCGACCCACCCAGCACGTGGTAACGGCCGCGGAACTCGCGGGTCCGTTCGATCGCCACCACGTCCTTGGCCTCCTCGACCACGCAGAGCAGGGCGGGGTCGCGGCGGGGGTCCAGGCAGATCCGGCACTGCTCGGCCTCCGCGACGTTGCCGCACACCGTGCAGAAGCGCACCTTGTCCTTGACCTCCGACAGCGCCCGCGCCAGGCGGTCGACGTCATCGGGGTCCGCGCTCAACAGGTGGAACGCGATGCGCTGCGCACTCTTCGGCCCGATGCCGGGCAACCGGCCGAGCTCATCGATCAGGTCCTGGACCACACCTTCATACACAATGCTCCGACTGTATGCCGTGAGGTGCCGTTCGGACGACAGGACTCACCCGGGAGGGGTCTTGGGTGGGTCGACCCGGTCCGCTCGGCCCGGGAGGAGCACCGCGCGCAGTGCGCGGGTGTCCGCGACCACCTCGACGTGCGGCTCGGCCCGCAGTGCGGCCGATTCGCCGGCGCCCCAGGTGACCCCGATCCCGTCCATCCCCGCCGCGGCCGCCGCCTGCAGGTCCACGACGGCATCCCCCACGTAGACGCAGTCCGCCGGGTCCACGCCGAGCCGGTCCACGGCATACGCCAGCGGGGCGGGGTCCGGCTTGTGCCTGGCGGTGTGCTCCAGCGCGGCCAGCACCGGCAGCGCGCCCTCCAGCCCCAGCGCCCGCAGCCCGAGGTGGACCGTGTCCTCGCCCTTGGAGGAGACCACGCCCGCCCTCACCCCGGCTGCGTCGAGGTCGGTCAGCAGGTCCGCCATGCCGTCGACCTGGCGGATCTGGTCGTCGTGGTTGGCCAGGTTCCAGTGCCGGTAGGTGGTGATCAGCTCGTCGGCCCGTTCGGGGTACCTCTCGGCGAAGACGGCGCGCAACGACCGGCCGATCCAGGACCGGATCTCCGCCTCGGGCGACGAGATGCCCAGCACCTCGTGCAGCGTGTGGTGGAAGGAGTTGATGATCAGCGGGATGGTATCGCCGAGGGTGCCGTCGAAGTCGAACAGCACGACCGGCCAGCGGGGTGCGGGGGTCACGGCCACCAGGGTCACACGGACGGGTGGTCGGGCCGGCGCTGGTTGTACTCCCCGGCGAGTTCCTGGCCGGACATGGCGTGGATCGCCGCCATGATCTCGTCGGTCGCCTCGCGCCGGGCCCGACCGGCCGGGACGCCGTCGAACCGCCCGGTGAAGTCGATCGGCGTGCCGAACTCCACCCGGAACTTGGTGATCCGCGGGAACTTCGCCCCCACCGGCTGGATCTTGTCGGTGCCGGACAGGGCGACCGGGACCACCGGGCAGCCGGCGGTCAGCGCCAGCCACGCCACCCCGGTGCGGCCCTTGTAGAGCCGGCCGTCCCGGGAGCGGGTGCCCTCGGGGTAGATCCCGAACGCCCCGCCGCCGCGCAGGTGCTCCAGGGCCAGGTCGAGGGACTCCTGGGCGGCCCGGGTGTTGTCCCGGTCCACGGGGATGCTGCCGATCGCGGTGAACCAGGTCCGGCTGAGCCACCCCTTGGGGCCGCTCCCGGTGAAGTAGTCGGCCTTGGCCAGGAAGGAGACCTGCCGGGGCGCGGTCAGCGGGATGACCACGCTGTCGGCGAAGGACAGGTGGTTGCTGGCCAGGATGACCGGACCGTCCAGGGGCACCCGCTCGGCCCCGACGACGTCGGGGCGCCAGAGCGCGAGCCCGGTCGGTCGGGCGACCACGTGCAGCAGCCGATACAGCATCAGTCCTCCTCGCGGATCCTCGCCTCTAGCGAGAGTATTCCTCGTCGATCGCGATCACGGTGCCGCCGAGCACGGATTCCACGACCGGTTGTCCGACCGCTCCGGAGGTCTCCAGGTCCTCGTCGTCGTCGTCGGGCACATCACCGCCCGGCACCGGGACCGGTGCGGCGGGTGCCGCGGTGACTCCGGCGGCCGGTGCGGCCGGACCCCCGGCGGCCGGTGCGCCCGGATCCGCGGCGGCCGTCTCGCCCCCGGAGTTCCTGTCCCGGGGGGTCCGGTCGATAGATCGCTGGTCGTCGGCGCGCTGGTCCCCGGAGCCGCGCGGATCCGCCTCCACGTCCGTCGCCGGACCGGGGGGCTGCGGCCCACCGGGGCCCTGGGTCGCCCATGCCGGGGCCCCCTCGGCACCCGAGCGGGCCGACCAGTCCGGTGGCGCTGGCTCGCCCGCGGTCGGGCGGCCCCGGGAGGCGTGGCCGCCGGGGGCGCCCAACTGCTCGGCCATGCTCGGATCGGCCCCACGACCTTGCCCTTCCGGCTCTCCCTGCCCTGCGGGCGCGGGTGGGCCGCCGGACGGTCCGCCGGGGCCGGAGCTACCGGGCCCAGTGCCGGGGCCGCCACAGTTGTCCATGGGGACTCCCTCGACCCTGGTGTCCAGGCCGATCGCCTCGATCAGGGCCTGCCGGACCACCTCGGCGTGGTGCCCCTGGCTGAAGGTGTTGGCCAGTCCGGCGGTCCCGATCCCGAGCAGCAACCGCTGGCCGTCGAAGTCGAGCACGCGGCTGTTCACCGACACGAAGGTCCAGGTGACCTTGCGGATGTCCTTGATCCGGTCCAGCACCTCCGGCCACGCCCGCCGCACTGCATCAGTGTCGAGCGACCCCGGGGCGCGACCGGCGGAGGCCTGGGCGGGTGGCTCCTGAACTGGTTGTTCTTGTGCCCGTTGCTGCTGCGGCGGTTGTTCCTCGGCGGCCGGCGGCCGCGACCCGCGCTGCTCCCGGGATCCTGCGGTTCCGTCGGGCTCGGCTGGCGACTGGGCGTCCGAGGGTTCCGGTCGGGACTGCGGCGCGGAGGGACCGGTCGGTGGCCCGGACGGGGCCGCAACCGGTGCGCTGGCAGGGCCCGCCGGGGCAGGCACCCCGGAGCCGGCCGCGAGGCGCCGCTCGATGCGGTCCAGCCGTGCGGCGTGGCCGGACTCCCCCTCGGCAGCGGGCAGCAGCAGGCGGGCGCAGATCAGCTCCAGGTGCATCCGGGAGGACACCGCCCCCGTCATCTCCGACAGGCCCCGGCTGACCACGTCGGCGCTGCGGGTCAGCGCCGACGGGCCGTAGGCGCCGGCCTGCTGGCGCAACCTGGCCACCTGGTCCTCGGGGAGCCCGCGGAGCAACCCCCCGGTCCGGTCGCCGACGGCCGCGACCACGATCAGGTCGCGGTACCGCTCCAGCAGGTCCTCGACGAAGCGCCGCGGGTCGTGCCCGGACTCCATCACCTTGTTGACCTGGCTGAACACGCTGGCGGCGTCGGCGGCCGCGACCGCGTCGACCACGGCGTCCAGCAGCTCGACGTCGGTGAAACCGAGCAGCGAGGCGGTGCGCTCGTAGGTGAGCCCCTCGTCACCCGCCCCCGCCATCAGCTGGTCCAGCACCGACAGCGAGTCGCGGACCGAGCCGCCCCCGGCGCGCGTCACGAAGGACAGGACGCCCTGCTCGAGGGCGACGCCCTCCGCCTCGCACAGCTCCTCCAGGTAGGCGGTCAGCCGCTGGGGCGGCACGAGGTGGAACGGGTAGTGGTGGGTCCGGGACCGGATCGTGGAGAGGACCTTCTCCGGCTCGGTCGTGGCGAAGATGAACTTCACGTGCTCCGGTGGCTCCTCGACGACCTTGAGCAGGGCGTTGAAGCCGTGGGGCGTCACCATGTGCGCCTCGTCGATGATGTAGACCTTGTAGCGCGACTGGGCCGGTCCGAAGGCGGCCCGTTCGCGCAGGTCCCGGGCGTCGTCGACGCCGCCGTGGCTGGCCGCGTCGATCTCGATGACGTCGACCGACCCAGGCCCACCCCGGGCCAGCGACACGCACGACTCGCACGTGCCGCACGGATCGGGGGTCGGCCCCTGCTCGCAGTTCAGGCAGCGCGCCAGGATCCGGGCGCTGGTGGTCTTGCCGCAGCCGCGGGGGCCGCTGAACAGATAGGCGTGGTTCACGCGACCGCTCCGCAGGGCCTGCATCAGCGGCTCGGTGACGTGTTCCTGGCCGATCACGTCGGCGAAGGTCTCCGGGCGGTAGCGGCGGTAGAGCGCTGTGGTCACCCGATGACCTTAACGGCCGGGACCGACGTCCCCCACCGGCTGTCCACCGGACCGGTCGCCGCCCTCAGCGCACCTGCAGGACGTGCATCCGGTGCGCGGCCCTGGTGAGCACGACATACAGGATGCGGGCGCCGCCGGGTGCGGTGCGCACGATCTCCTCCGGGTCGACCACCACGGTCGCGTCGTACTCCAAGCCCTTGGTCGACAACGGGTCGATGACCAGGACGCGTCCGTCGTGCTCGCCCTCCAGCCCGGCGAGCGCATCCCGCCACTTCTCCGGGGTGATGACCGCGATCGACCCGTCGACCTGGGCCCCCAGCTCCGCCACGGCGGCGGTGACCCCGGCTGCGACGTCGGCCTGGGCGACCGTCTGCTCGACCGGGTCGACGCCGGTGTCGCGGACCGCGTCCGGGATGTCCGCGTCCGGCACGTACTGCCGGATCAGCCGCGCCGCGTAGTCGAAGATCTCCTTGGCGTTGCGGTAGTTGGTGGTCATGTGGAAGCTGCGCCTGGGCGCCCGGCCGAACGCCTCCTCCCGTGCGCGGGCGGACTCCTCGAGGTCCGGCCAGGAGCTCTGCGCGTCGTCACCGACCACCGTCCAGGACGCCCAGTTGCCGCGCCGCCCGATCATCCGCCACTGCATGGGCGACAGGTCCTGCGCCTCGTCGACGAGGACGTGTGCGTACTCGTCGCCGGCGGTGATGCTGCCGGCCAGCAGCCGCTCCATCGGGTCCTGGACGACGCGCTGGTATGCCGTCCGCTCGCCCTGGGGGGTCACCGCCAGGTCCGCGGTGTCCCGGCCCAGCTTGATCGCCGAGACCCCGTACTGGGAGACGTCGTCCAGCTCGTCGATCTCGTAGAAGCCGCGTTCCTCCGAGGGCAGGTCCACCACCTGTCCGAGGCGGGCGGCGAGGTCGTCGATGAGGGCGACGTCGGCCACGCTCCACTCCCCGGTCGAGGTCGCGACGGTCAGCGACTCCGCCAGCGCGTCGGCCTCCTCCTCGGACAGCACGCCCTTGCCGAGCCGGCGGGCGGTGTCCCGGTCGGCCAGCCAGAGCAGCACCTCACGCGGGTCGACCGGTCGCCACCACTCGCGGGCGAACGCCTCGACGTCGCCGGAGTCGCCGAACTTGTCCAGGAACTCCTCGCGCTCGCCCTGCCGCACCTGTATCCAGGCCGCCTCACCGAGGGCCACCAGGGCGGCCTCGAACGAGCTGTTGCGGTGGTGGTGGCGCAGTACCTGCCGGCGCACCGACGCGAGCTGCGGCGGGTCGAGGCGCACCGCGTGCCCGGCGACGAACACCCGCAGCGTGTCGGGCGCACCCGGGATCGGCTCGCGGGCCGCCCGGCCCAGCACGGTGCGGATCCGCAGCGAGCCCTTCAGCGCCGCCGCCTCCTGGGAGTCGAACCGGGTGGCCGTGACGCCCCCGACCACGTCACCCAGCGAGCGCAGCGTGACGGTGTCCTCGCCGAGGCTGGGCAGCACCCGCTCGATGTAGGCGGTGTAGGCGGCGGAGGGGCCCACCACGAGGACCCCGCCGGACTCGAACCGGCGACGGTCGGCATACAGCAGGTAGGCGGCGCGGTGCAGCGCGACCACGGTCTTACCGGTGCCCGGCCCGCCGGTGATCGTGGTGACCCCCGCGGCCTTGGCGCGGATCGCCTCGTCCTGGTGCTGCTGGATGGTGGCGACGATGTCACGCATCCGCGCGCCGCGGCTGCGGGTGAGCGCGGCCATCAGCGCCCCGTCGCCGACCACGACGATGTCCTCGGGGGCCTCCGGCACCATCAGGTCGTCCTCGACGCCGATGACCTCCTCGCCGCGGCAGCGCAGCACCCGGCGCCGGATGACGCCCTGCGGGTCGGCCGGTGTGGCGCGGTAGAAGGGCGCGGCGGCGGGTGCCCGCCAGTCGATCACCAGCGGTTCGTACTCGTCGTCCCGGACGCCCAGCCGGCCGACGTAGCGGACCTCCCGGTCCGCGGCGTCCGACCCGTCGCCGGAGCCGTGGTCGAGGTCGAGGCGGCCGAAGACGAGACCCTCGTGCTGGTACTCCAGGGAGGCCCGTCGCTTGGAGGCGTTGTAGACGAGGGCGTCGCGCTCGAACAACCCGGCGAGCTCCTCCTCGCGCGGGTCGCCGGTGCCCTTGCGGTCGGTCTGTCCCCGAGCCATCCCCTCGGCGTGCACGAGTTCCACCCGGGCAGCGGCCTTCGCGAGCTCGGCATAGACCCGGTCGACATGGTCCTGCTCACGCGCGATCTCGGCAGCCACGATGTCGTGGGTTGCTGCGGTCACCAGCATCTTCCCTTCAGCCCTGCATGCCTCGGTCACGGGTGTGGCACAAATGGGTCAGACGACTTTACCCGGTCGGGCGGCCGGGCACGGTCACCCGGGACGGGCGTGCCCCCTCAGAACCAGCCGCGGCGGGCGGCCTGCACGCCCGCCTGGAAGCGGGTGCCGCCTCCCAGGTGCTCCATCAGGAACCGGATCCGCCGCTCCACCGTGCGGGTGGACACCCCGATGCTGCGGGCGATCATCTGGTCGGTGGCACCGGCCGCGAGCAGGCCCAGGATGCGCACGTCCCGGTCATCCAGCGGCATGCCCTTGCGTCCGCCCTTCTCCCCGGGCCGGGGGGTGAGCGGGACCCCGCGCGTGTTGCCTACCTCGACGAGGGCCCGCAACCCGGCGAGGACCGCAGCCCGGCGGATCAGGAACGACCCGCCACCCTGCTCGTCGTGCTGGCTCAGGTCGACCAGCGCCGCGGTGTGGTCGGCGATGACCACCCCGAACGGCACGGCCCCCATCACTTTCACGGACGCCCCTGCCGCCGACTGCCGTTCCAGCTCGGCGAGGACGCCCGGCTCGCCCAGCAGCGCCCGGTCGACCACCATCGCGACCGTGTCCGCGCGCCGCTCGAGGCGCTCCGTGGTGTCGGCCCGGTCCAGCCAGACCCGGGCGGCCGGACTGTCGGCGACCATCATCAGCAGCTCGCGGTGCGCCATGCCCTCGACCGACCGCATGCCGGCCGCGGCATCGTCCGGGATACCCAGGCCCTCGATCCCGCCCATCCCCACCTCGGCGTCGGGGGCGCCCTCCCGGCTCTGCCGCCAGATCACCCCGAGCTCGGAGGCGAACGACCGGGAGAACCGGGCCCGGGCCTCCAACAGGGCCGCGAGCCGGGGCAGGCTCTCCTCGGGAGGTTGGATCTCCCAGCGGCCGGGACCGTCCTCGGTGATCAGCCCGCGGCCGACAAGTTCCTTGCCCACCCGCCGCACGTCGTCGGGGTGGTATCCCTCCAGCTCGAGCCCTTCCTGTGTCGGCGTCCCGAGCCGGATCATCGTCATATAGACCCGGGAGAGGTAGTCCTCGAACTCCGGACCGTGCAGCTCTGCCAACCTGCTCATCGCGCTCCCTCCAGCGGTAATACCTGCAGGTCAGACCGGGTTCACCGGCCGTTAACCCGCCCGTCACCCTGGCGGGCGCTCTGACGGGTTAACGACAATGACTATAAGCCGCCACGCGCTCAAGATGACATGTCCGGTCAGGTCGTGTCATGGTGTGTCTACGGCTTCGGCCGGCGCGGGGACGTGCGAGTCGTTGGTATCCCCCCCACCAACTGACCCTGCTCCGCGCATCGTGGCCCTCCTGGGAGAACACCCCCCCTGCCTCCCAGGAGGGCCACGAACCATTTCCAGCCCCGTTCACCCCGCCCCGCCCCCCACCCCCACCACGACCGGACGCGTCACCGGGCGGTCCCACCCCGCCACCGGACGCACGAGCGGGCGGCCACAGCCCGCCACCGGACGCACGACCGGGCAAAGTCGCCCACTATCGTGGCCGCCGTGAAGGTCTTGGTGATCGGCTCAGGTGCCCGCGAGCACGCCATCGTCCGCGCCCTGGCAGCCGACCACGCCGTGGACGCCGTGCTGGCCGCACCGGGCAACCCCGGGATCGACCTCATCGCCCGGTGCCTGCCCGACTGCGGCCCGATCACCGACCCGGACGCCATGGCGGAGCTGGCCACCGAGGTGGGTGCCGACCTGGTGGTGGTCGGCCCCGAGGCGCCGCTGGTGGCCGGGGTCGCCGACGCGATCCGCGCGGCCGGCATCCCGTGCTTCGGGCCGTCGGCCGCGGCGGCCGAGCTGGAGGGCAGCAAGGCCTTCGCCAAGGACGTCATGGCCGCGGCCGGAGTGCCGACCGCCATGGCGCACGTGTGCTCCGACGCCGATCAGGTCGCCCGCGCCCTAGAGGCGACCGGCGCCCCCTACGTCGTCAAGGAGGACGGTCTCGCGGCGGGCAAGGGTGTGGTCGTCACCGACGACATGGACGAGGCCACCGCCCACGCCCGCACCTGCCTGGCCAAGGCCGGAGGGCGCGTCGTCGTCGAGGAGTTCCTCGACGGCCCCGAGGTCTCCCTGTTCTGCATCACCGATGGCAGCACCGTCCTGCCGCTCGCGCCGGCGCAGGACTTCAAGCGGATCGGCGATGGCGACACCGGCCCGAACACCGGCGGCATGGGCGCCTACAGCCCGTTGCCGTGGGCCCCGGACGGGCTCGTCGAGGACGTCCTGGAACGGGTGGCCCGCCCGACGGTCGCCGAGATGCAACGCCGCGGCACCCCGTTCGCGGGGATCCTCTACGTCGGGCTGGCCCTGACCTCGCGCGGGCCGCGGGTGGTCGAGTTCAATGCCCGCTTCGGCGACCCCGAGACCCAGGTCGTGCTCGCCCGGTTGCGCACCCCCCTGGGCCAACTGCTCCGCGCCGCGGCGGAGGGGCACCTCGAGGAGATCCCCGACCTGCAGTGGCACGACCGGTCCGCGGTCACCGTAGTCGTGGCCGCCGACGGCTACCCGCAGGCCCCGGTGACCGGGTCGCCGGTGACCGGCCTGGAGGACGTGGCCGCGCTCGAGGACGTGCACGTGCTGCACGCGGGCACCCGGGCCGCCCCCGAGGGGGTCCTCGCCTCGGGCGGGCGCGTCCTGTCCGTGGTCGGCCTCGGCCCCGACCTGGCGGCGGCCAGGGACCGCGCGTATGCCGGGGTGCAGCTCATCGGTCTGGCCGGGGGCCAGCACCGCACCGACATCGCCGACCGCGCCATCCGAGGAGAGATCCGGCTGTGACGACGACCCCCGACCGACTGCCCGGTGACCTCCCGGGCCACGTGGCGATCTACTCCGGCAAGGTGCGCGAGCTCTACGCGCCCCTCGACCCGGACACCGGCTTGGTCGACGAGAGCCGGCTGCTGCTGGTGGCCTCGGACCGGATCTCCGCCTACGACTACGTGATCGACAGCCCGATCCCGGACAAGGGCGCGGTGCTGACCCAGCTGTCCCTGTGGTGGTTCGAGCAGCTCGCCGACCTGGTCGACAACCACGTGGTCTCCACCGCGGTGCCGGACGCCGTCGCGGGCCGGGCGATCTATGTGCGCCGGTTGCGCATGCTGCCGGTGGAGTGCATCGCCCGCGCCTACCTCACCGGCGGCGGGCTGGCCGAGTACCGCGACGGGGGCACCGTCAGCGGCGTCCGGCTGCCCGCCGGCCTGGAGGACGGCTCCCGGCTGCCGGAGCCGGTGTTCACGCCGACCACGAAGGCGCCCCTCGGCGAGCACGACCTGCCGATGACCTACGAGGAGGTCGTGGCCCAGCTCGGGCCAGCGCTGGCCGAGCGGGTGCGCGAACTGACCGTGCAGATCCTGTCCCGCGGCAACGAGATCGCGGCCGAGCGCGGCATCCTGATCGCCGACACCAAGGTGGAGTTCGGGGTCGATCCGGCCGCCGTGGGGGTGGGCCCGGACGACGAGGTCGACTGGACCTCCCTCGACCCCGACAGCCTGCAGGTCGTGCTGGCCGACGAGGTCCTCACCCCCGACTCCTCCCGCTTCTGGCGGGCCGACGAGTGGGCGCCGGGTCGGGCCCAGACCTCCTACGACAAGCAGGTCCTGCGGGACTGGCTGACCTCGGCGGCCAGCGGGTGGGACCGGTCCTCGGGCCAGGCCCCGCCACCGCTGCCCGAGGAGGTCGTGGCGCTCACCCGGGACCGCTACGTGGAGGCCTACCAGGCGCTGACCGGTGAGCGGTTCGCCCCGCCTACAATCGACTGACCGACCCAACACCCCCGTCAGGAGCGCCCCGTGGGCACCGTGATCGTCGACGTCATGCCGAAGCAGGAGATCCTCGACCCCCAGGGCCAGGCCGTCGCCGGCGCCCTCGCCCGACTCGGCCTCGGCCGGTTCACCGACGTGCGCCAGGGCAAGCGGTTCACCCTGACCGTGGAGGAGGAGGTCACCGAGGAGGTGCTCGCCGC contains:
- a CDS encoding lysophospholipid acyltransferase family protein, which produces MLYRLLHVVARPTGLALWRPDVVGAERVPLDGPVILASNHLSFADSVVIPLTAPRQVSFLAKADYFTGSGPKGWLSRTWFTAIGSIPVDRDNTRAAQESLDLALEHLRGGGAFGIYPEGTRSRDGRLYKGRTGVAWLALTAGCPVVPVALSGTDKIQPVGAKFPRITKFRVEFGTPIDFTGRFDGVPAGRARREATDEIMAAIHAMSGQELAGEYNQRRPDHPSV
- the recR gene encoding recombination mediator RecR — protein: MYEGVVQDLIDELGRLPGIGPKSAQRIAFHLLSADPDDVDRLARALSEVKDKVRFCTVCGNVAEAEQCRICLDPRRDPALLCVVEEAKDVVAIERTREFRGRYHVLGGSISPIEGIGPDDLRVKELMTRLSDGAITEIIIATDPNLEGEATATYLARLLKPMGLQLSRLASGLPVGGDLEYADEVTLGRAFEGRRLIEA
- a CDS encoding sodium:proton antiporter gives rise to the protein MPFVTMLGCIAVLPLIEATSHYWEKQRVQLLIALLLGVPVALWFIIGGDSSAVVHALIEYVQFICLLLALFVVSGGIFLKGDIQANPRNNTIFLGFGAVIASFIGTTGAAMLLIRPLLNTNAERKFRTHTVLFCIFIVANCGGLLTPLGDPPLFLGFLRGVPFTWTFGLWPMWLFVNAVLLVTYYALDKKFYAQERPEDVALDTSSITPLGVKGRVNLIYLAIIVAAVAFAPSIDIHNIEAGHAAFLDWIPVREIIMLTVATVSFTTGDKVARFVDNNFKWGPILEVAALFIGIFLTMIPALKYLGQIAPNLPLNEVTFFIFTGGLSSMLDNAPTYVTFFEMARELGGEPAVAGVFEPYLVAISLGAVFCGAITYIGNGPNFMVKAVADSVGVKMPSFGGYVVQAFTYLVPTLVAMVCIFIADSTWALVLGLVLTLGLLLRAVLAVRAHDDPVEQESAAD
- a CDS encoding HAD family hydrolase translates to MTPAPRWPVVLFDFDGTLGDTIPLIINSFHHTLHEVLGISSPEAEIRSWIGRSLRAVFAERYPERADELITTYRHWNLANHDDQIRQVDGMADLLTDLDAAGVRAGVVSSKGEDTVHLGLRALGLEGALPVLAALEHTARHKPDPAPLAYAVDRLGVDPADCVYVGDAVVDLQAAAAAGMDGIGVTWGAGESAALRAEPHVEVVADTRALRAVLLPGRADRVDPPKTPPG
- a CDS encoding dihydrodipicolinate synthase family protein; this encodes MATPLGGVLTALATPFDSSGEIDAGLLARVVDRSVSAGVGGVVAGGSTGEFAALDHDERLRLVELVTEQTAGRVPVVAQTGATSTREAIKLSRAAERAGADVLMLVTPYYEPLSVAETVAYLKDVCAAVDLPVMLYNIPAATGVALDLETVAALAEEVDTIRYVKDSSANWEFGLQLIHHLGPRVGTFIGWDAYAYSALAEGATGVLAGTANVVPEHLVALHRAVRDGDHDRARRIWGDLYPAIDAMLSQPFVAAVKDGLRLTGLDVGLPRPPVAPLDGGASAVLQRALEQLPPVAPTAAT
- a CDS encoding DUF5063 domain-containing protein translates to MTDPSGAAETGTDTAVAELASDTGLEVQRYLATIREVAAGQSADTALPVLLLAASQMQLAGARLGAMVDVVPQERFEPDPGPDTDLEAVRTGLRQMLGGVDDYVDVEDPVLSGEVVPGSLADDLTAVAADLDYGWSHFTDGRILEALWWWQFSYLSAWGERCAAAVRVLHSLLSHVRLDADEEMVMEAEMAALHAESDPLNS